One genomic window of Brevinematia bacterium includes the following:
- a CDS encoding GAF domain-containing SpoIIE family protein phosphatase, producing MNKKTDKQKNNLSKILEINKKISSYSNLRDILDNILLSARELFNSIGGSLLLVDKSGKYLKFEVVHGDSREKLEGFKIPVNKGIAGYIFTKGVPVISNNTDKDPRFFRQVDKITGLKTQKILGVPLIKDGKTIGVIEIVNKIDNSDFTKEDLDLLSIFAEQAVIAINNAILIKKIEDRAKELEYLYEISNFTISSIQNSKEFFNKAVNLIAKITNASRVSIMMLDEKSNVLKIVSSIGIDHNIASSVTVGLDEILRPSLIVFKEGKHLIVPDVDKDKTFGPNKKLRYKKNSFMIFPIKTHSSIIGVLNITEMEKEVSKIEKEDIELLQLIANEIGSAYESITMYERELEKKALEREIEIMTKIQRDMLPDNFNLNPKLDICFYVQPYRMVGGDFYDIFYISDKKLCFFLGDVSGKGLPASLFMAAVKSTVRALAFELKDPRKILEASSLVLAQPPETSMFSSIFIGVIDLDENSLTFSNAGHGQQFLLRNQNIIPLHTKGIPLGIYEKTNYSQEKIHLMEGDIIVVYSDGIVEAVNEKEEMFGEKRIVEIVKTNHHLTALQIKNSLISTVKKFKVDNINYDDDIAVGVIKVLQL from the coding sequence ATGAACAAGAAAACGGACAAACAAAAGAATAACCTCTCCAAAATACTGGAGATAAACAAAAAGATAAGTTCTTACTCAAATCTTCGTGATATTTTAGACAACATTCTCCTATCTGCAAGAGAACTATTCAACTCCATAGGAGGTTCTCTATTATTAGTTGATAAAAGTGGCAAGTATCTAAAATTTGAAGTTGTCCATGGCGATAGTAGGGAAAAACTTGAGGGATTCAAAATTCCAGTAAACAAGGGTATTGCAGGGTATATATTTACAAAAGGTGTTCCAGTGATATCCAATAACACTGACAAGGATCCAAGATTTTTTAGGCAAGTTGATAAGATAACTGGACTAAAAACCCAAAAGATTTTGGGTGTACCTCTGATTAAAGACGGCAAAACAATAGGCGTAATTGAAATAGTTAACAAGATTGATAACAGCGATTTTACCAAAGAGGACCTTGATCTTCTAAGCATTTTTGCAGAACAAGCAGTAATTGCAATAAATAACGCCATTCTTATAAAGAAGATTGAAGATAGGGCAAAAGAGCTTGAGTACCTCTATGAGATAAGCAACTTTACTATCTCATCAATTCAGAATAGCAAAGAGTTTTTTAATAAAGCAGTCAATCTCATAGCTAAAATAACTAACGCATCAAGAGTCTCAATAATGATGCTGGATGAAAAAAGTAATGTTCTCAAGATAGTCTCTTCAATAGGTATTGATCACAATATTGCTAGTTCAGTTACAGTAGGACTAGATGAAATTCTCAGACCTTCCTTAATAGTCTTTAAGGAAGGAAAACACCTAATCGTTCCCGACGTAGATAAAGATAAAACATTCGGACCGAATAAAAAGCTAAGATACAAGAAGAACTCGTTTATGATCTTTCCTATAAAAACCCACAGTAGCATAATTGGGGTTTTAAACATAACCGAGATGGAGAAAGAAGTTAGCAAAATTGAAAAAGAAGATATAGAGCTTCTACAACTCATAGCTAATGAGATAGGTTCAGCCTACGAAAGTATAACAATGTATGAGAGAGAACTGGAAAAGAAGGCTCTGGAGAGAGAAATTGAGATAATGACGAAAATCCAAAGAGACATGCTACCAGATAACTTCAACTTAAATCCAAAGCTAGATATATGTTTCTATGTGCAACCTTATAGAATGGTTGGAGGAGATTTTTACGATATTTTCTACATTTCGGATAAAAAGCTATGCTTTTTCCTTGGAGATGTTTCTGGTAAAGGGCTACCAGCTTCACTATTTATGGCTGCCGTAAAATCAACCGTCAGAGCTCTAGCTTTTGAGCTAAAAGACCCCCGTAAGATACTGGAAGCTTCAAGCCTCGTATTAGCACAACCTCCAGAAACAAGTATGTTCTCATCAATCTTCATAGGAGTAATAGACCTAGATGAAAATTCTCTAACCTTTTCAAATGCTGGACATGGGCAACAATTTCTGCTAAGAAACCAAAACATCATCCCTCTCCACACTAAGGGAATACCTCTAGGAATCTACGAGAAAACCAATTACTCTCAAGAGAAAATTCACCTTATGGAAGGAGACATTATAGTTGTGTATTCGGACGGTATAGTTGAAGCTGTCAACGAGAAAGAGGAAATGTTCGGTGAGAAAAGAATTGTGGAGATTGTTAAGACAAATCACCACCTCACTGCTCTGCAAATAAAAAACTCTCTCATCAGCACTGTCAAGAAATTCAAAGTTGATAATATCAACTACGATGATGACATTGCTGTAGGAGTAATCAAAGTATTACAACTTTAA
- a CDS encoding MBL fold metallo-hydrolase: protein MAINGILRVSYLGHSCFLLENEKGVRILMDPFDKSLGYNTEPLECNVITMSHEHFDHNNVRLGLGMPRVFKGVNNGSWVGIDTTYMGLRIFNVSVYHDEEMGKIRGKNSIFVLEFHDSSVPFRLCHLGDLGHDLEPEDVTRIGKVDILFVPIGGYFTIDSSVATRIVAKLSPRIVIPMHYRTDVTKTWNIDGPEKFVSSFKDIVYVKDWNYTIQPPDLQRENVVILLEYRK, encoded by the coding sequence ATGGCGATAAATGGTATTCTGAGAGTAAGTTATCTTGGACATTCTTGCTTTCTCTTGGAGAATGAAAAGGGTGTGAGGATTCTGATGGACCCTTTTGATAAGTCTTTGGGGTATAATACTGAACCTTTGGAGTGCAATGTAATAACGATGTCTCATGAACACTTTGATCATAACAATGTAAGGCTCGGATTGGGAATGCCGAGAGTTTTTAAGGGTGTGAATAATGGCAGTTGGGTTGGGATAGATACAACATATATGGGGCTAAGGATATTCAATGTTTCTGTTTATCATGACGAGGAGATGGGTAAGATTAGAGGTAAGAACTCCATATTCGTTCTGGAATTTCACGATTCTTCTGTTCCGTTTAGGTTATGTCATCTCGGGGATTTAGGGCATGATCTTGAACCTGAAGATGTTACTAGAATAGGTAAAGTAGATATACTTTTTGTGCCAATAGGGGGATACTTCACGATTGACTCAAGTGTTGCTACAAGGATTGTTGCAAAATTATCTCCAAGGATTGTTATTCCTATGCATTATAGAACCGATGTTACGAAAACTTGGAATATAGATGGTCCAGAGAAGTTTGTTTCAAGCTTTAAGGATATAGTTTATGTAAAAGACTGGAACTATACCATCCAACCTCCAGATTTACAACGCGAAAATGTTGTTATTCTTCTGGAATACCGAAAGTAG
- a CDS encoding STAS domain-containing protein, which produces MAGSNISIYFTSDGILVKVVGKGVVEYCRDLKEDLEKLISEYEKLNLYFDLSEATHLDSTFIGLMVVFDKKLYNNNKGNFFILNPQPKIIEILSSMDLIDILRITNVDVHIIGKYKDVQANIQKDIVELKLLIETHNHLIQTGGKNKELFSSLEKVLREELKKYEQENGQTKE; this is translated from the coding sequence ATGGCCGGTTCAAATATATCAATCTATTTCACATCAGACGGCATCCTAGTTAAGGTAGTAGGCAAGGGAGTTGTAGAATACTGTAGAGATCTAAAAGAGGACCTAGAAAAGCTTATATCCGAGTATGAGAAACTTAACCTATATTTTGACCTATCTGAAGCTACTCACTTAGACAGCACATTCATAGGGCTGATGGTAGTGTTTGACAAAAAGCTCTACAACAATAATAAAGGAAATTTCTTCATCCTTAATCCTCAACCTAAGATAATAGAAATCCTCTCATCAATGGACCTTATAGATATTCTCAGAATAACAAATGTAGATGTGCACATTATAGGCAAATACAAGGACGTTCAAGCTAACATACAAAAAGACATAGTGGAGCTTAAGCTTTTAATAGAAACTCACAATCATCTGATCCAAACTGGGGGAAAGAATAAGGAGCTTTTCTCATCCCTGGAAAAAGTTCTTAGAGAAGAGCTAAAAAAGTATGAACAAGAAAACGGACAAACAAAAGAATAA